From one Sphingomonas xanthus genomic stretch:
- a CDS encoding DUF2497 domain-containing protein, giving the protein MAAREPSMEDILASIKRVIAEEKEIRAAAPPVEAADPDDEDVLELDASMTAPEVPPLDLGPPLLEDGAADSSRQRLEALASVAASAPPPAPQANPLEEMVRDLLRPILKQWLDDNLPGIVDEHVKREIHRITGRPL; this is encoded by the coding sequence ATGGCTGCCCGCGAACCTTCGATGGAAGACATTCTCGCGTCGATTAAACGCGTGATTGCCGAGGAAAAGGAAATCCGCGCTGCGGCGCCTCCGGTCGAAGCTGCCGATCCGGATGACGAGGACGTGCTCGAACTCGACGCGAGCATGACAGCGCCCGAAGTTCCGCCGCTTGATCTCGGGCCGCCGCTGCTCGAGGATGGTGCCGCCGACAGCAGCCGTCAGAGGCTCGAAGCACTCGCCAGCGTCGCTGCTTCCGCCCCGCCGCCCGCGCCGCAGGCCAATCCTTTGGAGGAGATGGTGCGCGACCTGCTTCGCCCGATCCTCAAGCAATGGCTCGACGACAATCTGCCGGGCATCGTTGATGAACATGTGAAGCGCGAAATTCACCGTATTACCGGGCGCCCGCTCTAA
- a CDS encoding copper chaperone PCu(A)C translates to MYRTLIALTLVLAACQQTPEAQNQQAGQAGASVVVTDVWARATAPGQATGALYLTIDNPGATADELVALSTDRAATAMVHETRTENGLSRMRMLERLAIPAGATVELRPGGTHVMLDGTEPMSAGETFDLELRFARAGAQVVPVTVVEPGAR, encoded by the coding sequence ATGTATCGAACGCTAATCGCGCTGACATTGGTACTGGCAGCCTGCCAGCAAACCCCCGAAGCGCAAAACCAGCAGGCTGGGCAGGCCGGGGCGAGCGTCGTCGTGACCGACGTCTGGGCCCGTGCCACTGCGCCTGGCCAGGCGACCGGCGCCCTTTATCTCACCATCGACAATCCGGGCGCGACGGCGGACGAATTGGTCGCCCTGTCAACCGACCGGGCGGCGACGGCGATGGTCCACGAGACCCGCACGGAAAATGGCTTGTCGAGGATGCGGATGCTTGAAAGGCTGGCGATCCCAGCCGGGGCAACGGTGGAACTCCGGCCGGGCGGCACTCATGTCATGCTGGACGGCACCGAGCCGATGAGCGCCGGCGAGACATTCGACCTTGAGCTGCGCTTCGCCAGGGCCGGCGCCCAGGTTGTTCCGGTCACCGTGGTCGAGCCCGGAGCCCGTTGA
- a CDS encoding protein-L-isoaspartate O-methyltransferase family protein, producing MNEDPMQDFAIARRMMVDSQLRPLGVTDRNVLAAMARVERERFVPEEARAFAYFDRPLKTGNGRAMMPPAALGRLLSEAAPRPGQRALVVGSGTGYSAAILETIGLDVTSLESDADLAAIAAAANIESRSGELTKGWPKGAPYDLILIDGAVADVPDALVKQLADNGVLACAIVDRGVTRLVVGRCAAGRLGMRTIVDADAAVLPGFERPPVFIF from the coding sequence ATGAACGAGGATCCGATGCAAGATTTCGCCATTGCCCGCCGAATGATGGTCGACAGCCAGCTTCGACCGCTGGGCGTGACCGACCGTAACGTGCTGGCCGCGATGGCGCGCGTCGAGCGGGAGCGGTTCGTTCCGGAAGAGGCCCGGGCCTTCGCCTATTTCGACCGGCCGCTGAAGACCGGCAACGGGCGGGCGATGATGCCGCCGGCTGCGCTTGGCCGGCTGTTGAGCGAGGCTGCGCCTCGTCCCGGCCAGCGGGCCCTCGTGGTCGGATCGGGGACCGGCTATTCGGCTGCGATCCTCGAGACGATCGGGCTTGATGTCACCTCGCTGGAATCGGATGCCGATCTGGCCGCGATCGCCGCCGCCGCGAATATCGAATCCCGCTCCGGCGAACTGACCAAGGGCTGGCCCAAGGGTGCCCCTTACGACCTGATCCTGATTGACGGCGCGGTTGCGGATGTTCCGGATGCCCTCGTCAAGCAGCTTGCCGATAATGGCGTGCTCGCTTGCGCGATTGTCGACCGCGGCGTGACCCGCCTCGTGGTCGGCCGCTGTGCCGCCGGCCGGTTGGGAATGCGCACCATCGTCGACGCCGACGCCGCCGTTCTTCCCGGCTTCGAAAGACCGCCTGTTTTCATCTTCTGA
- a CDS encoding SCO family protein, whose product MAKLRIVLWALVGLAALAGIYLSLKPPQPLPASQETVMTSIGGPFTLVDGHGQPFSSAKLNGKPAAIFFGFTHCPDVCPTTLARLARLRQQLGKGDDAFRIVFISVDPERDKPEDVGKYSQLFSTPVIGLTGSPAQVEQVKKQFNVYSEKVPAGGGGYSVDHTATIFLMDGNGGFESTISPEEGEAVALQKLQRLTV is encoded by the coding sequence ATGGCCAAGCTTCGCATCGTGCTGTGGGCTCTGGTCGGCCTTGCCGCGCTCGCCGGGATTTACCTGTCGCTCAAGCCGCCGCAGCCGCTGCCCGCGTCGCAAGAAACGGTGATGACCAGCATTGGCGGCCCGTTCACCCTGGTCGATGGCCATGGACAGCCGTTCAGCAGCGCAAAGCTCAACGGCAAGCCTGCGGCGATCTTCTTCGGCTTCACCCATTGCCCGGACGTGTGTCCGACGACGTTGGCCCGGCTCGCCCGGCTTCGCCAGCAGCTTGGCAAGGGCGACGATGCCTTCCGCATCGTGTTCATCAGCGTGGATCCCGAACGGGACAAGCCCGAAGACGTCGGCAAGTATAGCCAGCTTTTCTCTACGCCGGTGATCGGGCTGACCGGCTCTCCGGCGCAGGTCGAGCAGGTCAAGAAGCAGTTCAACGTCTATTCCGAGAAGGTCCCCGCCGGTGGGGGCGGCTATAGCGTCGACCACACGGCGACCATCTTCCTGATGGACGGCAATGGGGGGTTTGAGTCGACCATTTCCCCAGAGGAAGGGGAAGCCGTCGCACTTCAGAAATTGCAGCGGCTGACTGTTTAA
- a CDS encoding outer membrane beta-barrel protein: MNRILIAAALAATVATPAFAQDAAPVTTFTGARVSAEIGLADDDLFGTEAFTYGVDAGYDFDLGAAVAGLTVGLQDTDETGREFFAGGRVGAKVGSNALVYATVGYANLKVFDGLKVDGVRFGLGVEAAPARNFFVKAEQRYTNYELGGEAYQTVIGAGVRF, from the coding sequence GTGAACCGCATTCTCATTGCGGCGGCTCTGGCCGCCACTGTCGCCACCCCGGCTTTCGCGCAGGACGCGGCCCCGGTCACCACCTTCACCGGCGCTCGCGTCAGTGCCGAAATCGGCCTCGCCGACGACGACCTGTTTGGCACCGAAGCCTTCACTTACGGCGTTGACGCCGGCTATGATTTCGACCTCGGCGCAGCCGTTGCCGGCCTGACCGTCGGTCTCCAGGACACCGACGAAACCGGTCGTGAATTCTTCGCCGGCGGCCGCGTTGGCGCCAAGGTTGGCAGCAACGCGCTGGTCTATGCCACCGTCGGTTATGCCAACCTCAAGGTGTTCGACGGCCTGAAGGTCGACGGCGTTCGCTTCGGCCTCGGTGTCGAAGCCGCTCCGGCCCGCAACTTCTTCGTGAAGGCCGAACAGCGCTACACCAACTACGAGCTGGGCGGCGAAGCCTACCAGACCGTCATCGGCGCCGGCGTCCGCTTCTAA
- a CDS encoding TolC family outer membrane protein: MLVTRKFAAASLLILLASGTASADTLRDALNSTYQANPTLTAQRESLKATDAGVAIARAAGRPQVSATAGLTRDLTRSGRFDTGGTKGPFLTGGVDLSYPLFQGGSVRNNIEATKTRVEAGRATLRAVEGDVFTEAVAAYMDVIRDRAIVELNENQTRVLDTNLQATRDRFEIGDVTRTDVAQSEARLQLANSSLALARSRLVASEENYRRVIGRNPGVLQPPPPLPPLPASADEAVRIALANNPDLIAVARQAEAAGYDVRSARGARLPSVSGVLSGDYANTLSGNTGPLPRSGTATSVGVSARVPLYQGGLPAARIRQTQALEGQALEQRIGTERAVVAATRSAFASFQAATNAIASNQTAVSANELALEGARAENSIGTRTILEVLNAEQELLNSQVALVTVRRDQYVAGFQLLNAMGQAEADDLGLDGGPLYDPLGNYRRVANSWSDWAGEPRHDPVATSTVTPEEQPQGVTPASR, from the coding sequence ATGCTTGTGACCCGTAAGTTTGCCGCCGCGTCGCTCCTTATCTTGCTCGCCAGCGGCACGGCCTCGGCCGATACGCTGCGCGATGCGCTCAATTCGACCTACCAGGCAAATCCCACGCTGACCGCGCAGCGCGAATCCTTGAAGGCGACCGATGCCGGGGTAGCGATCGCGCGCGCCGCCGGTCGCCCGCAGGTTTCCGCCACGGCTGGCCTGACCCGTGACCTCACCCGCAGCGGCCGGTTCGATACCGGGGGGACAAAGGGGCCATTCCTGACCGGCGGTGTCGACCTCAGCTATCCGCTGTTCCAGGGGGGCAGCGTCCGCAACAATATCGAGGCAACCAAGACCCGGGTCGAAGCCGGGCGGGCGACATTGCGCGCAGTCGAAGGCGATGTCTTCACCGAGGCGGTAGCCGCCTACATGGACGTTATTCGCGATCGGGCGATCGTCGAACTGAACGAGAATCAAACCCGCGTCCTTGATACCAACCTGCAGGCGACCCGCGACCGTTTCGAGATCGGCGACGTCACGCGGACCGACGTGGCCCAGTCGGAAGCTCGGCTGCAGCTGGCCAACAGCAGTCTGGCGCTCGCCCGGTCGCGCCTCGTCGCCAGCGAAGAAAATTACCGCCGCGTGATCGGCCGCAATCCCGGCGTGCTGCAGCCGCCGCCGCCGCTCCCGCCATTACCGGCGAGTGCCGATGAAGCTGTGCGGATCGCGCTTGCCAACAATCCCGACCTGATCGCCGTGGCCCGCCAGGCCGAAGCCGCTGGCTACGATGTCCGGTCGGCGCGGGGCGCGCGCCTGCCAAGCGTTTCCGGCGTGCTGTCGGGGGATTATGCCAACACGTTGTCGGGCAACACCGGGCCGCTCCCGCGGTCGGGCACTGCGACCAGCGTCGGCGTTTCCGCTCGGGTCCCGCTGTATCAGGGCGGCCTTCCGGCCGCGCGGATCCGTCAGACGCAGGCGCTGGAAGGCCAGGCGCTGGAGCAGCGCATCGGCACCGAACGGGCGGTAGTTGCCGCCACCCGGTCGGCGTTTGCCAGCTTTCAGGCCGCGACCAATGCCATTGCGTCGAACCAGACCGCAGTGAGCGCCAATGAACTGGCCCTTGAAGGCGCGCGCGCCGAAAACAGCATCGGCACCCGCACCATTCTCGAGGTCCTCAACGCCGAGCAGGAATTGCTCAATAGCCAGGTGGCGCTGGTTACCGTGCGTCGCGATCAATATGTGGCCGGCTTCCAGTTGCTGAACGCCATGGGACAGGCCGAGGCTGACGACCTTGGACTTGACGGCGGCCCGCTGTACGATCCGCTCGGCAATTATCGGCGCGTTGCCAATAGCTGGAGTGACTGGGCCGGCGAGCCGCGCCACGACCCAGTGGCAACCAGCACGGTGACGCCGGAAGAGCAGCCTCAGGGCGTGACTCCCGCTTCGCGATAG
- a CDS encoding alpha/beta fold hydrolase, translating to MAGWTDRYWYSVEGLKLHYRDYEGPRDKPPILCIPGLTRNARDFEPVARQCAGDWRVICVDLRGRGESQYDPDPSRYTPHYYVADILKLLDQEGIADAVFIGTSLGGICTMLLASTDAERIAGAMLVDIGPVVDSKGLDRIATYVGQDVRYADLDDAAAKLADRNRAKFPHWTSQDWRTFASRVCHQTDDGVRFQYDMRIAANFRAATEGPQAELWHLYCALAGRPVTILRGENSDLLSVEVAEKMVAALPGDAELAVVPVTGHTPNLEEPQSRAALERLLDRVIAAE from the coding sequence ATGGCCGGCTGGACCGACCGATATTGGTATAGTGTTGAAGGGCTGAAGCTTCATTACCGCGATTATGAGGGGCCGCGCGACAAGCCTCCGATCCTGTGCATTCCCGGCCTGACCCGCAATGCGCGCGATTTCGAGCCGGTGGCCCGGCAGTGTGCGGGTGACTGGCGGGTGATCTGTGTTGACCTGCGCGGGCGAGGCGAAAGCCAGTACGACCCCGACCCGAGCCGCTACACGCCCCATTATTATGTCGCCGACATCCTGAAATTACTCGATCAGGAGGGGATTGCCGATGCGGTGTTCATCGGCACCTCTCTTGGCGGGATCTGCACCATGCTGCTGGCCTCGACCGACGCCGAGCGGATTGCCGGCGCGATGTTGGTCGATATCGGTCCCGTGGTCGACAGCAAGGGCCTCGACCGTATCGCAACCTACGTTGGGCAAGATGTAAGATATGCGGATCTGGACGATGCCGCGGCAAAGCTCGCTGACCGCAACCGCGCCAAATTTCCGCACTGGACCTCGCAGGACTGGCGGACCTTCGCGTCGCGGGTATGCCACCAGACCGACGATGGCGTCCGGTTCCAATACGACATGCGGATCGCCGCCAATTTTCGCGCCGCGACCGAAGGGCCGCAGGCCGAACTATGGCATCTCTACTGCGCGCTGGCGGGGCGGCCGGTGACCATCCTGAGGGGCGAGAACAGCGATCTTCTGTCGGTCGAAGTCGCCGAAAAGATGGTCGCCGCGCTGCCCGGGGACGCCGAACTGGCGGTCGTACCGGTGACCGGCCACACGCCCAACCTTGAAGAGCCGCAATCGCGCGCTGCGCTGGAGCGGCTTCTCGACCGGGTCATCGCAGCAGAATAA